The sequence below is a genomic window from bacterium.
TCGTTATCCATATTACCCGCACCAAGCCGGATGGATAATGACCCATATCGGGATACTTGTTATACTTGCCGGGGCTGTTATCAGTCGAAATTGGGGTGTAGAAGGTCAACTTATGCTCGCGGAGGGTAATAGTTCTTCTGTTCTCGATATGAGCAGTCATCAACTCGAAGTTTCATACCCTGATGGTGTTGCTGGCGAGTTACCGTTGCACTTAGAGGCCCTTCCCCGTCGAGAAGGGATGAAACCGAAAGTGATACAACTACCTGAAGGACGAGGTAGCATTTCGTTGATCCGGTTTCTTCCGGCGGGCGTCGGCAAATCAATGTACTCCGAACATCCCAATGGATTCGTCGCAGTAGCTGTCCGGTTAGAGGCCCCTATGGCTTCGACTGATGAACTTCTCTGGGCAGGAAGCGCACAAACTTCCCGTTGGGAAATCCCTATGATCGGAGTAATAAAATTACTACAAATTCCTACCGATCAACCAGACTGGAATGCAATCCCAGCACAGCCTAACGATTTGATTCTGGTGGCGACGCCGACAATGCTATTACTTCACCGCCAATTCGATGGATTCGCGAAACTGGATACCGTGCAAATTGGACGGATGATACCTTTGACAACCGGTACAGCCGCCCTCACCGTAATCGAACGTAAAGACCGCGTAATACAAACGGTGATGTATGAGCCCTCAAAGGGACGTGGAGGAATGCCTGCGCTTCAATTCAGCGTAACTAACAAAGCAGGGATATCTTCGGATCCAGTTTGGTTGGCTTACGGCGAAGAAATGGTGTCAGATGTTGGAAATGCCCGGTTCCGAATGACGGCACAAAAAGTCGATCTCGGTTTTACGATTTCACTGGTCGATTTCAAACGGACATTTTATCCCGGGACAAATCAAGCAGCCTCATTTTCAAGTGATGTATTAGTCACCGATCCCAAGATGGGGACCTTCCCTTTCCACATTGCGATGAACCAACCGTTAACGCACCGTGGTTGGAAATTCTTTCAGTCGAGTTTTGTTGAAGGTACTCCGGAGTATTCAGTGTTTTCGGTCGGGTACGACCCCGGAACATGGACGGTGTATATCGGAAGTATTATTCTCATCTTAGGATTAATCGGGATCTTTTTTGTAAAACCTTATTTGAAGAAGAGATTTCCGCCGCCATTAAAGCAAGTAAATTCGTAGCGGTTTTGCGATTCGGATCGTTTCCGAATGCAGACTTTTCCGCTTTCATCGTTAGCAATCTGCGCAGCACAAACTGCGATGATCATATTACCGGAAAAATGGGAGATCGGTAATGAGTAAACTGACAATTCATATCGCGTTAGTTGCGAGCTTTCTGTGCATACTGGTGGTGCCTTCCTTTGCGGCGGTGCAACCGGATGCGGCGCGGATGATCCCGGTGTTGGATGGGGGACGCATCAAGCCGTTGGATACATACGCGCGAGAGCAGGTTCGTAACATATATGGCAAGAGTTCGATTGGCGGCCAGGACCCGCTACAATCGATTTTTCAGTGGATATCCGACCCCGATGCCAGCGCGAAAGCAGAACTCATACTGATCGATTATTTGCCATTGCGCGAAAAGCTTGGTTTGAATCCCGGCAAAAAACGCTTCTCCTTGGAAACCCTTCGTGATAATGCTGCATTTGGCGCACTGATTGAGGAAGTACGCCACATGCCGGATAACGAGCAAAAGAAGATTCATAAGGAAGCGGGAGCAACCTATCATCGTGCGATGACCTTATCGCAAGTGTTGAATCAGGATTTGCCATTAGTTCCTCCCGCTGATCCACATCAACCGTGGGGTTCGCCGGCTCGACACGATCATGGCGTCGCCAACGACGAGCAAATCCACCGTGCGATGGGTTATTGGGTGGATATGGGCAAAGCATTCGCGATGAATGACCAAAACGGTTTTAACACTGCCGCTTCACAGTTTGCTTCGACCACGAAAACCATGGCAGGTTCAACCATGGTTACCGATACCCACTTAAAAGTAGAGTCGTGGTATCATGTGAATCATCCGGCAAGATGGGCGTGGGTCCTCTATTTACTTTCCTTTTTGCTTTTCGTTTCGTTTTCGGTTGCAAATAAACCAAACCTGCGATGGATTGCAGTTACAGTCTGGTTGACCGGTTTTGCTGCTCATTTGGCGGCATTGTTGTTACGTGCATACATCTCCGGCCGAGCGCCTTGGTCGAATATGTACGAATCGATGCAAATGCTTGCTTTCGGTATCATGTTCTTCGCAGTCTTTTTCGAGTTCTTCTCGAAGGCGAAGGTTTTCCTGCCAGCCTCGGCAGTACTTGGTGTGATAGCTTTAGTCGTCAATGACGCAAGTCCTTTCGATCCCTTTGTAACGCCATTAGCGCCAGTCTTAAAAAGCTATTGGCTTACTTTCCATGTGATGGTAATGATGCTTGGATATAGTGCTTGCGCATTAGCGATGGGGATTGGACACTTTGTTCTCGGGTACGAGATTTATAAACCAAAGGATCCTGCGCAGCTTGCCAACTTGGACAAAGCGCTTTATCGCACCGTTCAAATTGCCATGTTGTTTTTAGTAACCGGCATCATCTTAGGCGCGATGTGGGCGAATGAAAGCTGGGGTCGTTATTGGGGGTGGGATCCGAAAGAGACATGGGCGTTGATTACTTGGTTCTTCTATCTTGCGGTGGCGCACGGTCGTTTCTCTGGTTGGTGGAAGCGAACGGGAACCGCTGTGCTATCCATTGTCGGATTCCCGGTTGTACTTATGACCTATTATGGCGTGAATTTCTTCTTAACCGGACTTCACAGTTATGCCGGTGGTGGTTCCCCGGAACCGATGCCACCGTTGGCGTGGGTTTATCTGGTTTTTGAAACTATTTTCCTGATTGGTTACTGGATGATGCGTAAAAAGCGTCTTAGTGCAGTAGCATAGGTAACTTGACAGATACAAAGTAGTGCCGGACTTACGTTCGGCACTTTTTCTGTTCCAATGAATTTAAGTAAATTATTGGTTATATTTTACTTACTATGAAATTGATCAAATCTATTTGGTAGAATAGTTGATTTATTCATATTTTGTGAAAAGTGTATGCATCATAGCTACACTCCTCTCTTCATGCTCTTCTCTCTCTTCTTGAATTATGGTTCGACTCGACGAGTGTAATTTTTACTCTCGAGCGATGTAGGTATCGGTAAACATTCGGTTGGTTTAGTGTGTATTCACAGTAGACGCAACCGTTCCGAAGATTGCCTTTCCACGTACACACTTGTGAGATATTTCACAGTGTAAGTTAATGTATCGTCAAGAAGGAGAGAGTATTATGTTCCAGTTACTTCGTATCGTTCTTACCGCTGTTCTTTTAGCAGTATTCTTCCTATCGCCTTCGTTTGCACAAGACAGTTCCGGAGTCGAATGTATCACCCGGAACTATCATAATTGGGTGAGTTCCATTCAGGGAATCAAGTGGATGCCGAACCGGGTGTACTTAGCTGTTGGTTACTCCGGTTTACGGATAGTAAACATTTCTTCGCTATCGCAACCATCGGAATTGGGAAGTATCTCAACTTTGGGATTTGTGAAGGCGATTGATGTCGTAGATACACTTGCCTTTGTGATAGA
It includes:
- a CDS encoding cytochrome c biogenesis protein ResB; translated protein: RYPYYPHQAGWIMTHIGILVILAGAVISRNWGVEGQLMLAEGNSSSVLDMSSHQLEVSYPDGVAGELPLHLEALPRREGMKPKVIQLPEGRGSISLIRFLPAGVGKSMYSEHPNGFVAVAVRLEAPMASTDELLWAGSAQTSRWEIPMIGVIKLLQIPTDQPDWNAIPAQPNDLILVATPTMLLLHRQFDGFAKLDTVQIGRMIPLTTGTAALTVIERKDRVIQTVMYEPSKGRGGMPALQFSVTNKAGISSDPVWLAYGEEMVSDVGNARFRMTAQKVDLGFTISLVDFKRTFYPGTNQAASFSSDVLVTDPKMGTFPFHIAMNQPLTHRGWKFFQSSFVEGTPEYSVFSVGYDPGTWTVYIGSIILILGLIGIFFVKPYLKKRFPPPLKQVNS
- the ccsB gene encoding c-type cytochrome biogenesis protein CcsB yields the protein MSKLTIHIALVASFLCILVVPSFAAVQPDAARMIPVLDGGRIKPLDTYAREQVRNIYGKSSIGGQDPLQSIFQWISDPDASAKAELILIDYLPLREKLGLNPGKKRFSLETLRDNAAFGALIEEVRHMPDNEQKKIHKEAGATYHRAMTLSQVLNQDLPLVPPADPHQPWGSPARHDHGVANDEQIHRAMGYWVDMGKAFAMNDQNGFNTAASQFASTTKTMAGSTMVTDTHLKVESWYHVNHPARWAWVLYLLSFLLFVSFSVANKPNLRWIAVTVWLTGFAAHLAALLLRAYISGRAPWSNMYESMQMLAFGIMFFAVFFEFFSKAKVFLPASAVLGVIALVVNDASPFDPFVTPLAPVLKSYWLTFHVMVMMLGYSACALAMGIGHFVLGYEIYKPKDPAQLANLDKALYRTVQIAMLFLVTGIILGAMWANESWGRYWGWDPKETWALITWFFYLAVAHGRFSGWWKRTGTAVLSIVGFPVVLMTYYGVNFFLTGLHSYAGGGSPEPMPPLAWVYLVFETIFLIGYWMMRKKRLSAVA